A region from the Pseudomonas promysalinigenes genome encodes:
- a CDS encoding succinylglutamate desuccinylase/aspartoacylase family protein, which produces MHHSTHELLSPVPGITRQLHSFHFGPKGGAKVYIQASLHADELPGMLVAWHLKRRLSELEQQGRLLGEIILVPVANPVGLAQVMLDAPLGRFELQSGENFNRNFVDLSDSIGDQIEGHLTQDPTHNRALIREYLRRGLDAQTAQTPLQSQRLALQRLACDADMVLDLHCDFEAVEHLYTTPEAWPQVEPLARYLGAQASLLATDSGGQSFDECFSLVWWQLQQRFAKRFPIPLGSLAVTVELRGQADVTHELANQDSQAILEYLTHTKVIQGTPAPLPALPHPATPLAAVEPVIAPLGGLLVYHARPGQYLQAGQLIAEVIDPLSDRVSAIRNSQPGLLYARNVRRMATAGMVIAHVAGEQVCRSGYLLAN; this is translated from the coding sequence ATGCATCACTCGACCCACGAACTGCTTTCGCCCGTGCCGGGCATCACCCGCCAACTGCACAGCTTCCACTTCGGCCCAAAAGGGGGGGCGAAGGTGTATATCCAGGCTTCGCTGCACGCCGACGAACTGCCCGGTATGCTCGTAGCCTGGCACCTCAAACGTCGCCTGAGCGAACTTGAACAGCAAGGCCGCCTGCTCGGCGAGATCATCCTGGTACCGGTGGCCAACCCGGTTGGCCTGGCGCAGGTGATGCTGGACGCCCCCTTGGGCCGTTTCGAGCTGCAAAGCGGGGAGAACTTCAACCGCAACTTCGTCGACCTCTCCGACAGCATCGGTGACCAGATCGAAGGCCATCTGACTCAAGACCCAACCCACAACCGGGCACTGATACGCGAGTATCTGCGTCGCGGCCTGGATGCCCAGACGGCGCAGACGCCACTGCAGTCTCAACGCCTGGCCTTGCAACGTCTGGCGTGCGATGCCGACATGGTGCTGGACCTGCACTGTGATTTCGAGGCAGTCGAGCACCTCTACACCACCCCCGAAGCCTGGCCTCAGGTCGAGCCACTGGCGCGCTACCTGGGGGCGCAGGCGAGCCTGCTGGCCACCGACTCAGGCGGGCAGTCGTTTGATGAGTGTTTCAGCCTGGTGTGGTGGCAACTGCAACAGCGCTTTGCCAAGCGCTTCCCGATCCCACTGGGCAGCCTCGCGGTCACTGTGGAGCTGCGCGGCCAGGCGGATGTGACCCATGAGCTGGCCAATCAAGACAGCCAGGCCATACTCGAGTACCTGACCCACACGAAAGTCATCCAGGGCACCCCTGCCCCATTGCCAGCGCTGCCTCACCCAGCCACCCCGCTGGCAGCTGTGGAGCCGGTGATTGCCCCGCTCGGTGGGCTGCTGGTGTACCACGCGCGCCCTGGCCAGTATCTGCAGGCAGGGCAACTGATCGCCGAAGTCATTGACCCGTTGAGCGACCGTGTGAGCGCAATCCGCAACAGCCAGCCGGGCCTGTTGTATGCGCGCAATGTTCGGCGCATGGCCACGGCAGGCATGGTGATTGCCCATGTCGCAGGCGAGCAGGTGTGCCGCAGCGGTTACCTCTTGGCCAATTGA